Below is a window of Humulus lupulus chromosome 2, drHumLupu1.1, whole genome shotgun sequence DNA.
GtgtatatttttaaaattgtCTACTTTTAGCTGCGATGAAGTAACTGCTTGTAAGCGCCTTCTAGAGAAGGTGAATCTCAAGGGTTATCAGGTAATCATTTGTAGATTACTTACTGCCTTTTATTTTGATCCACTGTTGTTCCTAATTACCCACCCCGAATTTTATTTTCCTTAGCAGTTCAGTCCTAGTTTCAAAGGTTCTAGAATTTTATAAACTAATCTTATTCTACTTCTAAGGTTAGAAGCTACCTGTAATGGAAAATTTTTCTGATCTGTTTGTGTTTTAACTATTTCAATGACAGATTGGTAAAACCAAAGTGTTTCTCAGAGCTGGCCAGATGGCAGAATTGGATGCTTGTCGAAGTGAGGTCTTAGGAAGATCAGCAAGTGTCATACAGAGGAAAGTTCGATCTTATCTTGCTCAGAAAAGCTTTATCTTGTTACGGGTTTCTTCCATTCAGATTCAAGCCTTTTGTAGAGGTAAACAATAGTTTCCACTTGTTCTTGTTAGTGAAAGTCACTTTCTTGTTAGTGAGACTATTGAACATAGACTATTATCCATTGATACAAAATTTTATATGACTAATGTTTTGTTTCTTTGGATCTATGGCAGGACAAGTTGCACGCTATCAGTATGAATGCAAGAGAAGGGAGGCTGCTTCTGTTAAAATCCAGACACATTATCGCATGTGTCTTTCTAAAAATGCATACCAAAAGTTGTACTCTTCAGCTGTTTTAATTCAAACATGTATACGTGGGATGGCTGCTCGTAGTGACCTTAAGTTCCGGAAGCAGACAAGGGCTGCTATTATTATCCAGGTAAAGATATCATGTGTAATTGATATACAGTTACTATAAAGAGCTATTTCAACTGAAATTTGAGCAATATGCCAACTGAATTTATGGGCACATGGCATGTTATAGGATATGACTGATTATTTTTTACTTTTAGAAGTATTAAATTGAAAGATAGTGGTTTGTATTTCCATTTTCTATATTGTCTATGCTAACTTATTCTTGTCTATGGACTATGTCAGAGTCAATGCCGGAAATACTTAAATCGCTGCCGTTATTTGAGGATAAAGAAAGCAGCAGTGACCACACAATGTGCTTGGAGAGGAAAAGTTGCACGCAGAGAATTACGAAAGCTCAAAATGGttgttcttttttattatttcttttccCTTTCTAAGGTTTTCTCATCATCATTGAGATCTATTCTAGTGTTATTTGTTGATGTCATGCTTGTTCTACTGCTTTATGAAATTGTTTGAGGTTACAATTTGCGAAATTCTCTTGCTAAaattatattcttcttcttcttcctgattTTAGACCTAGAACTCATGTGCGTTCATGTATTGAcaataattttatgttttttaatatattttgataTCATCCAATCTTTTGCAGGCTGCTAAGGAAACTGGTGCCCTTCAGGCTGCCAAAAATAAGCTGGAAAAGCAAGTTGAAGAATTGACCTGGCGTCTGCAGCTAGAGAAACGAATGAGGGTAAGCTTTGCTTCttcttttctaatttttattttagattatTTTTCTGCTTTTATTTTTCCAGTTGTTATCTTCCTAGAGATCAATTGATATTTATGGTACTTGTATCATGTTTGATTGAAATGATGGATATGATTTGATTGAGTTTGATGCTTTTACCATGTGTTTTGGCTATGTAATTTAGAAAACATATTAAAAAGATTAATTCAACTACTAAATTTATCCACTTAGCATGTGATAACTAAGTTCCATTGAGAAACAATAGAATGATTTTTTCAACTTTTTATCCATCTTCTATATTGTTTGCAAATGAACACCTTTTTTTTGTCTAATCCAATGCTACACTATCCTATTCACCAAACGACAGATTACTTTATGCTATCCATTTTGGGGAGGGTTGACAAGATTCCAGTATTGAACTTTTTCACAAAATATTTATCTTCATTGTAAAACAACCTATTATAAAATTTCTAAAGCTTAGTGTGTAATTCTTTTTCACTATTTACTTCTCCAAAAGACTATTTTCAACCTATATATTCCTTTCTTTTGCTGATGTTTGAAAACAAAAATATCCGTAAAAGATGATTATGTGAAAATGGTTTATATCTGTGAAGTTTTTTGTTCCTTATCTGATGCAAAAATAAAAAGCTTTTTGGGAACTGTATATCTTTATTTCTTATTGTATTCTAATTGATGCATCATTAATGCAGGCTGACATTGAGGAAGCTAAAACACAGGAAAATGCAAAACTGCATTCTGCTTTGCAAGAGATGCAACTCCAGTTTAAAGAAACAACAGAACTTCTTTGTAAGGAACGTGAGGCTTTAAAGTTAGCAGCTGAACAGGCTCCAGTCATCCAAGAGGTTCCAGTCATCCAGGAGGTTCCAGTTATTGATAATGAATTGATGAATAAGCTTGCTGCTGAAAATGAGCAGCTCAAGGTAGGGTTATCAAACTCATATTCGTTTGCTGCTCCAAATCAGATATTGGGTCTTCATAAAAGAAGTGATACCTGCTTACAAACTTTTTCATTGATGCTTAATAACGTTACGCTGGCTGTGACACTTTGTAGGCTATGGTGAATTCTCTGGAAAAGAAAATTGATGAAACAGAGAAAAAATTTGAAGAATCTAGCAAGCTTAGTGAAGAGCGGTTAAAGCAGGCTTTGGATGCAGAGTCAAAGATAATTGCATTAAAGACTGCCATGCAAAGGTTTTATATCTATTATCAATTTTTGCCAAGATACACCCTTTCGCTCATTAttcataatatttttttcttgCTTTGCTGAGTTTAatgttttttaaataaatatttgccATAATCTATTCTCAGGCTTGAAGAGAAACTTTCTGACATGGAAACTGAAGACCAAATTTTGCGTCAGCAAACATTGCTTAATTCATCTTCTAGGAGAATGTCTGAGCATTTAGCAATGTCATCAGCTGAGGTAGAGATGGTGCAGAAAAATATATATGCATTTAAGTATTTTCGCTTCCTCTTATCTTATACTTTTGTTACTTTTGAAAATGTTTTATTGATCTATTTTTCTCCCTCATTATTGCAGCCTAAAGAAAATGGTTATCACGTAAGTGTTTAAAACTATTATGTACATCTTTGTATATTGTGTACTTTTTGTGAGTTTTGTTACCTTTATATGAGCCTACTTTCTTCAGGAACCACCGAGTGCTATGCCATCAAAAAAATTTGGTACATCTGATAGTAAGCTAAGAAGATCTCAAATTGAAAGACAGCATGTATGTTCTTGATGGGAAACAATAggctttttcatttattttatttatctatTGTTATTAGCTGAAATTTATTTATGCTTTTGTTCTGTTTTACAGGAGAATGTAGATTCCCTTATCAAATGTGTAACACAAGATATAGGTTTCAGTGAAGGAAAGCCAGTTGCAGCATTTACCATATACAAATGTCTTCTTCACTGGAGATCATTTGAAGCAGAAAGAACTAGTGTATTTGATCGACTTATACAGATGATTGGTTCTGCAATAGAGGTAACTTTGGATAACTATAAGTTTCTTCAGCCCTGCCCCACTCAATATCATTTGATTTTGATTGAATAGTTAGCACTGTTACTTTTTGATTAAAGTAAGCTGCCAACTTTAAAGTTCAAAATATTTTGAAGTTATGATCTAGATTTGCCAATTACGAGCTAGGTCTTTGTTCTTTTGGATTATAGTATTCGCCATTGGGTAAAATTTATCTGATGCATATTACCATTCATCTTTACAAAAGATTAAGacttcatttattattattttcttccaTGAAAAAGTTAATGACAGTCAAGTGTTGTATGGTCGGTTAAATATGTTTTTCCAATGTATAGGCCAGAGCAAAAGTTGGACTGTACGATTAGGTTACACCAACGACACTTCCTTTGTTTGTAGGATAAGATAGCTAGATGTTTCTGATATGGGTTCTTGTTTTTTCATTTGTATTTCACCTTCTGGATTCAACTCTCACCTTTCAGTTTCTCGCTCAGTTTATTCCTGCTGTCTATTTTTATTGGGAGCTTTCCCAACCAAAAAGAGAGAATATGCATGGTGTTTATGGACTGAACTAACAAGATCAAGTCTTTGTACTTAAACCTTCCTTTTGCAGGACCAGGACAATAACGATCATATGGCTTACTGGTTATCAAATACATCTGCACTGCTTTTCTTACTCCAGCGGAGTTTAAAATCCACAGGATCTGTACCAAGAAAGCCTCCTACGCCAACATCTTTGTTTGGGAGGATGACCCAAGTAACTAAATACttattattttgaatttatattttatatttcctTGTATTTTGAAACAATTTAATCAAGCTTGTTGCTTGTGCATCAATTTGTGTAatataactttgttttttttttttcagggcTTTCGCTCATCTTCAGCCAATCTTTCAGTTGGTCCCCTTGATATAGTGCGTCCAGTTGAGGCAAAGTATCCAGCTTTGCTCTTTAAGCAGCAACTAACAGCATATGTGGAGAAGATATATGGAATTATAAGAGATAATTTGAAGAAGGAGTTATCACCTCTACTTTCATCTTGTATCCAGGTATATTTCACTCCAAAACCTTTTTTTATGTCTTCTAGGACCTAGGGCTTTGTTAAAAATCAGGTAGTTAACTCTTATTCCTAGCTAGCTTATAAAAATGATCTTTTATTATATTCCATACTAACACGAGATATATGTTTCTTGACAATTCAGGCACCTAGAATGTCAAGAGGAAACATTTTAAAATCATCTGAAGGATCGAATGGCAATAGTCCATCAGCCAGCCCCTGGGGCAGCATCATTGACAACCTCAATGGACTCCTTTGTACATTGAGAGAAAAATTTGTACGGGATTAGTTTGGCAATTTTGAAGTTGGTCCTCTCTTGATTTTCCTCTTTAATAAACTGCGAGCTTATCCATAGCTTTGTTTCAGGTTCCTCCAGTTCTTGCTCAGAAGATATTTTCTCAGGTTTTTACGTATATCAATGTGCAACTCTTTAATAGGTATTTCACTGTTTCCATTTTTTCATATACGTGTTTGGTTTCAATTAAAAGCAACTGTATTAACTTCAGAATTCATTGTTCACTGATGCTGTGGCAGCCTTCTTCTACGTCGAGAGTGTTGCACTTTCAGTAATGGGGAATATGTGAAGTCTGGTTTGGCTGAATTAGAACTGTGGTGTTGCCAGGCGAAAGAAGAGGTACGGTTTTACTATTGTGATCATTTAAGGGATAACTCTCTCTTCCACTCTTCCCTTTTTCCACCCCTCACTCATAATTTACCCCATGTATGCTTTGAGTTTTCTTGGGTTAATAATTCTCTTCTTCCAGTATGCGGGCTCGTCTTGGGATGAACTCAAACATGTTAGGCAGGCTGTTggatttttggtatgtctattcaGTTGTGTTGAGAATAACTGCTGGATGTGATTTCTTTAGATTACATTGCTGGCATATGATTCCCTAAAATTTTGCTATCTTTTACGTTAATGGTTTATATAGTTGTGTTGTATAGAGTTGTATAGTTTATTATGCAGAATGGCTGGAACCTTGAGTTATGTAGAAAAAGccatttgaaaattttaaattctcacTAATATGAATAGTAAATGAGCATCTTACCTTTTCattgacatttttttttaaatatatgtaatatatatatatatatatacataaactgTCATTGTCATGCTTTAACTTCATACGATGATTAATTGGAAAACTAATTTGTGAAATGATTAATTTGCAGGTTATACATCAGAAATCTAGAATTTCATACGATGAAATTACGAATGACCTATGCCCAGTAAGTTTCTCTTCCCTTGTAAAACTGGGAGAACATCAACTGTGGATGTTTACTAAAAAAGGAACATGGTGTGATAGTGAAACCAATATGCGTAATTACAAAAAAGGAATGAAACGATGCACTTGTCATTTTGATTCTATTGCTCCATAGTTGCTTCTGGAATTACTTGTGACATTCTGGTTAAATACCAATTACTGGAATCTCTAAGTCGATTAACTGTGGATAAATATAAAAGGAAATGAGAGTGAAACCAAGATGTGCCGTGGTGTATGATTTGTGATGATTCTGCTTGCTGCCTgggataaaaatacaaaataaaggaATGAAGAAATGCACTATCATATTTTATCCATCTTTTTTGATGCTTGTGATATGTATAATATCTTACAAATTACTCATTATCATTTGCTTCTGTATCAGATCCTAAGTATTCAACAGCTTCATAGAATATGCACGCTTTACTGGGATGACAATTATAACACCAGAAGCGTGTCACCAGATGTAAGCTATGAAAATCATTTCCAAATCGCCTAGTTTTAATGTCACGTGGGCAGTTACTAATGTGGTGTCACCACCTACCATTCATTCCTCTGTACAGGTAATTTCTAGCATGAAGATTCTAATGACCGATGATTCCAACGATGATGATGACAGCAGCTCCTTTTTGTTGGACGACAATTCCAGGTTACCAACTTGGCCCTTTTCCTTTTTACTGTAAACACTATTGTTTTGTTCAAACACTTAATaatattccccttttttattATTATCCATTGCAGTATTCCATTCTCAGTTGATGATATTGCTAGTTCCCTACAAGAGAAGAAGTTTACTGATGTAAAACCTCCGGTAGAACTAATCGAGAATCCAGCCTTCCAATTTTTACAGGATTAAGGCAGGTGATTTTCTAAAACTCTTCTTTGTTGTGGTGCTCCAAATATGTTGGAAACTCTTTCAACACCAACACCAACACCGAGGCCGCGCTGTAAATCCGCCAAGTTTTGCTCTTCCCTGATATTATTTATACCTTGTATTCATTGTAACTTCCATTGCTGGATGTAAAATATTCTTTTTAATTAGAACTGTAAAGTGTTGTTAGGCTGGTTGGTTAGATAGTTACTGGGGTGGGGGCAAGGAATAGGTTTTGGTTTGCACACAAGTGtttcttttctttatattttaattCAAGGGGTCTCCTTGGTCTTGGGTCCAGCATTCTTTATAGGTGTCATGTATGTAATAGGGAGGGACTGagtttatgaaaaatgtaatatGGTGGGACAAGCTCATCTCAAGCCTACTGCTTTCAgtcccagaaaaaaaaaaaaaattcatgtatAAAGCAGTAgaaatacatacatatatatatatatatatatatttgttatgtaGTAGAATTGGCTGGTATATTTGGTTTATGCAAAATCCCTTTTGTAGAAACGTGACTGAGTTGCATACGTTTAGAAAATAGAATTGCTAAGGGACACCACTAGTGTCCATCACCACAAGAATGTGGcgtttaataaatattatgagatATTATTAATCAATTATAGGGTGTCATCTCATGTGTTGTTGAACATGTTAAGCTTCATGTAGTGTTGAATACGTTAAAGTCTCAAATAACATTTCTATTTAGAAAAAGAGATTAAGTTATATACGTAAGTTATATGCGATATAGATTAATAATAAAACACAAATATCGATTGATACAAGATATACATATAATGTTATAAAGTTAACATTTCAATTATGTCATATTATTGATTATTTGATTAAGTTGAAGGGTAGGCGACTAGACTAAAACTCTCAACATCAGAATTGAAGATAGAGATTGTGTGATTACTAAGACCACTTCTCTCTGATgcttgattaatgaaaatcaatatTGAAGAAGATAAAGATGGTGCGTGATTTAAGGCCACTTCTCTCTCGTGCATGATTAATGAATGAATGGGTGGTATTGGTATatacatttctttttttttcttcttttattacctctttttaaataaattcttcatgcttttcaaagaaaaaaaaaatctttataatattttaaatttcttTTCACATACTTTCTATTTCTTTTTACAAAATTACTCGTTAGTAAATATGTTTTCGCActcttgttaaaaaaaaatcaataaaaagtttgcaaaattttaattttatttttgtttaactcaaaataaaaata
It encodes the following:
- the LOC133819709 gene encoding myosin-6-like, which gives rise to MAAQVNFAVGSHVWSEDPEVAWIDGEVVEVNEEGIKINATSGKTIVAKASNVFPKDPEFPPCGVDDMTRLAYLHEPGVLYNLKCRYDMNEIYTYTGNILIAVNPFRRLPHLYDNHMMEQYKRAAFGELSPHPFAIADYAYRLMINEGISQSILVSGESGAGKTESTKMLMRYLAYMGGRAATDGRSVEQQVLESNPVLEAFGNAKTVRNNNSSRFGKFVELQFDNRGRISGAAIRTYLLERSRVCQVSDPERNYHCFYMLCAAPPEDVEKYKLGNPRTFHYLNQSHCYELDGVDDSKEYLATRKAMDIVGIGSHDQDAIFRVVAAILHLGNIEFSKGTESDSSEPKDEKSRFHLKTAAELFMCNEKSLEDSLCKRVIVTRDETITKCLDPNSAALSRDALAKIVYSRLFDWLVNKINNSIGQDPDSKNLIGVLDIYGFESFKTNSFEQFCINLTNEKLQQHFNQHVFKMEQEEYTKEEIDWSYIEFIDNQDVLDLIEKKPGGIIALLDEACMFPRSTNETFAQKLYQTYKDHKRFSKPKLARSDFTICHYAGEVTYQTELFLDKNKDYVVAEHQELLGASNCSFVSGLFPPLPEESSKSSKFSSIGSRFKQQLQSLLETLSVTEPHYIRCVKPNNLLKPSIFENNNILQQLRCGGVMEAIRISCAGYPTRKPFREFVGRFGILAPNVFAGSCDEVTACKRLLEKVNLKGYQIGKTKVFLRAGQMAELDACRSEVLGRSASVIQRKVRSYLAQKSFILLRVSSIQIQAFCRGQVARYQYECKRREAASVKIQTHYRMCLSKNAYQKLYSSAVLIQTCIRGMAARSDLKFRKQTRAAIIIQSQCRKYLNRCRYLRIKKAAVTTQCAWRGKVARRELRKLKMAAKETGALQAAKNKLEKQVEELTWRLQLEKRMRADIEEAKTQENAKLHSALQEMQLQFKETTELLCKEREALKLAAEQAPVIQEVPVIQEVPVIDNELMNKLAAENEQLKAMVNSLEKKIDETEKKFEESSKLSEERLKQALDAESKIIALKTAMQRLEEKLSDMETEDQILRQQTLLNSSSRRMSEHLAMSSAEPKENGYHEPPSAMPSKKFGTSDSKLRRSQIERQHENVDSLIKCVTQDIGFSEGKPVAAFTIYKCLLHWRSFEAERTSVFDRLIQMIGSAIEDQDNNDHMAYWLSNTSALLFLLQRSLKSTGSVPRKPPTPTSLFGRMTQGFRSSSANLSVGPLDIVRPVEAKYPALLFKQQLTAYVEKIYGIIRDNLKKELSPLLSSCIQAPRMSRGNILKSSEGSNGNSPSASPWGSIIDNLNGLLCTLREKFVPPVLAQKIFSQVFTYINVQLFNSLLLRRECCTFSNGEYVKSGLAELELWCCQAKEEYAGSSWDELKHVRQAVGFLVIHQKSRISYDEITNDLCPILSIQQLHRICTLYWDDNYNTRSVSPDVISSMKILMTDDSNDDDDSSSFLLDDNSSIPFSVDDIASSLQEKKFTDVKPPVELIENPAFQFLQD